From Streptomyces sp. GSL17-111, one genomic window encodes:
- a CDS encoding class I SAM-dependent methyltransferase, whose protein sequence is MDVLPLDSARPALRWRSESAAPAPRRVLEGDDALRAADVYRLACEGTAVLWRGDYQGARQLLTALARRVDRGPRRNRRAPAAARDPYDAFHRHRQEQGRRARVLGMLLVPVDPGYVVPLRRAPDVRAACTEAYGPAGADGDDAPFAVSLRELLGVIGAHEWRRRGVPVAALGGDRVHPHYGVFSPVRGEYVDLVARAPLPADRGIAHDIGTGTGVLAAVLARRGVARVVGTDQDPRALACARDNAERLGLADRIDVVEADLFPPGRAPLVVCNPPWLPAKPTSAVERAVYDPGSRMLRGFLAGLPGALAPGGEGWLILSDLAERLGLRGRDELLGLVDAAGLTVVDRLDARPTHPRATDPDDPLHAARSAEITSLWRLAPSR, encoded by the coding sequence ATGGACGTCCTCCCCCTCGATTCCGCGCGCCCCGCGCTGCGCTGGCGCTCCGAGTCGGCGGCACCGGCGCCCCGGCGCGTGCTGGAGGGTGACGACGCGCTGCGCGCCGCCGACGTCTACCGGCTCGCCTGCGAGGGCACGGCCGTGCTGTGGCGGGGCGACTACCAGGGCGCCCGGCAGCTCCTGACCGCCCTCGCCCGGCGCGTCGACCGTGGCCCGCGCCGCAACCGCAGGGCACCGGCGGCGGCGCGGGACCCGTACGACGCCTTCCACCGCCACCGGCAGGAGCAGGGCCGACGGGCCCGCGTCCTCGGGATGCTGCTCGTCCCGGTGGACCCGGGCTACGTGGTGCCGCTGCGCCGCGCCCCCGACGTCCGGGCGGCCTGCACCGAGGCGTACGGCCCGGCGGGGGCCGACGGCGACGACGCCCCCTTCGCCGTCTCCCTGCGGGAACTGCTCGGAGTGATCGGCGCCCACGAGTGGCGGCGCAGGGGTGTACCGGTGGCCGCGCTCGGCGGCGACCGCGTCCACCCCCACTACGGCGTCTTCTCCCCGGTGCGCGGCGAGTACGTCGACCTCGTGGCCCGTGCCCCGCTGCCCGCCGACCGCGGCATCGCTCACGACATCGGCACCGGCACCGGCGTGCTCGCGGCGGTACTGGCCCGGCGCGGCGTGGCCCGGGTCGTCGGCACCGACCAGGACCCGCGCGCTCTCGCCTGCGCCCGGGACAACGCCGAACGGCTCGGCCTGGCCGACCGGATCGACGTCGTCGAGGCGGATCTCTTCCCGCCCGGCCGGGCTCCGCTCGTCGTGTGCAACCCGCCGTGGCTGCCGGCGAAGCCCACCTCGGCCGTCGAGCGCGCCGTCTACGACCCCGGCAGCCGGATGCTGCGCGGGTTCCTCGCCGGGTTGCCGGGCGCACTGGCCCCCGGCGGCGAGGGCTGGCTGATCCTCTCCGACCTCGCCGAACGCCTCGGACTGCGCGGCCGCGACGAGCTCCTCGGCCTCGTCGACGCCGCCGGACTCACCGTCGTCGACCGGCTGGACGCGCGCCCCACGCACCCCCGGGCGACCGATCCCGACGACCCCCTGCACGCGGCGCGCTCGGCGGAGATCACCTCGCTGTGGCGGCTGGCTCCCAGCCGGTGA
- a CDS encoding peptidoglycan recognition protein family protein, with amino-acid sequence MATPITANAMLAALRREGCDVVEVGNWRTHNRNHVGAWGPVNGVMIHHTVTNGTKRTVNLCRYGYSGLPGPLCHGVITKDGRVHLVGHGRSNHAGLGDDDVLRAVIAERRTPAPNERNTDGNTRFYGFECENWGNGRDPWPAAQLDAIARASAAVCRHHGWNEWSVIGHLEWTNQKIDPRGFSMDWMRDRIRERLR; translated from the coding sequence ATGGCGACTCCCATCACAGCGAACGCCATGCTCGCCGCGCTGCGCCGGGAAGGGTGCGACGTCGTCGAGGTGGGCAACTGGCGTACTCACAACCGCAACCACGTCGGTGCGTGGGGGCCGGTGAACGGCGTGATGATCCACCACACCGTCACCAACGGCACCAAGCGCACCGTCAACCTCTGCCGCTACGGCTACTCGGGCCTCCCCGGCCCGCTGTGCCACGGCGTGATCACCAAGGACGGCCGGGTCCACCTCGTCGGTCACGGCCGGTCGAACCACGCGGGGCTCGGCGACGACGACGTGCTGCGCGCGGTCATCGCCGAGCGCCGCACCCCCGCGCCGAACGAGCGCAACACCGACGGCAACACCCGCTTCTACGGCTTCGAGTGCGAGAACTGGGGCAACGGGCGCGATCCCTGGCCCGCCGCACAACTCGACGCCATCGCCCGTGCCTCGGCCGCCGTGTGCCGGCACCACGGGTGGAACGAGTGGTCGGTCATCGGGCACCTGGAGTGGACGAACCAGAAGATCGATCCGCGGGGCTTCTCCATGGACTGGATGCGCGATCGCATCCGCGAGCGGCTGCGATGA
- a CDS encoding NUDIX domain-containing protein, translated as MCLLAAAVIVHDARHDRVLLLRRGPRAKFARGRLDLPVGKAEPGEPVTVSAARELREETGLVVAPEELELVHVVHGARGAEAPGGYLTVVFGARTWSGELVNAEPEKHSWVGWVPVDEIPADAVAPTPEAVARYRAGQHRVLLTGWEPAATAR; from the coding sequence ATGTGCCTGCTGGCCGCCGCCGTGATCGTGCACGACGCGCGGCACGACCGGGTGCTGCTCCTGCGGCGCGGGCCCCGTGCCAAGTTCGCGCGCGGCCGGCTGGACCTGCCGGTGGGGAAGGCCGAGCCGGGCGAGCCCGTCACCGTCTCGGCGGCCCGCGAGCTGCGTGAGGAGACGGGCCTGGTGGTGGCCCCCGAGGAGCTGGAACTCGTCCACGTCGTGCACGGCGCGCGCGGGGCGGAGGCGCCCGGCGGCTACCTGACGGTCGTCTTCGGAGCGCGGACGTGGTCCGGGGAGCTGGTCAACGCCGAGCCGGAGAAGCACTCCTGGGTCGGCTGGGTCCCCGTGGACGAGATCCCCGCGGACGCGGTGGCTCCCACCCCGGAGGCGGTCGCGCGCTACCGGGCCGGGCAGCACCGGGTGCTGCTCACCGGCTGGGAGCCAGCCGCCACAGCGAGGTGA
- a CDS encoding potassium channel family protein, with translation MARKRSATSRRKAEGDSVVVIGLGRFGRSLALELVDEQTEVLGIDEDLEVVQSLSGVLTHTVRADSTKEDVLRQLGVHEFDRAVVAIGTDIEASILTASLLISFGVQDVWAKAISEAHGRILTQLGVHHVVYPEHDMGRRVAHLVRGRMLDYIEFEDDFAMVKTRPPADIVGLRLADSGVRSRFGVTVVAVKRPGEGFTYATADTVLDADDTIIVAGRTRQSERFSDLR, from the coding sequence TTGGCTAGGAAACGCAGCGCCACAAGCCGCCGGAAGGCGGAGGGCGATTCCGTCGTCGTCATCGGTCTGGGGCGCTTCGGCCGCTCGCTGGCCCTGGAACTGGTCGACGAGCAGACCGAGGTGCTCGGGATCGACGAGGACCTGGAGGTGGTGCAGTCCCTCTCCGGGGTGCTGACCCACACGGTGCGCGCCGACTCCACCAAGGAGGATGTGCTGCGCCAGCTCGGGGTGCACGAGTTCGACCGCGCCGTGGTGGCGATCGGCACCGACATCGAGGCGAGCATCCTCACCGCGTCACTGCTGATCTCCTTCGGTGTCCAGGACGTCTGGGCGAAGGCCATCAGCGAGGCGCACGGCCGCATCCTCACCCAGCTCGGGGTCCACCACGTCGTCTACCCCGAGCACGACATGGGGCGGCGGGTCGCCCACCTCGTCCGTGGCCGGATGCTCGACTACATCGAGTTCGAGGACGACTTCGCCATGGTCAAGACGCGGCCACCCGCCGACATCGTCGGCCTCCGCCTGGCCGACAGCGGGGTCCGCTCCCGCTTCGGGGTCACCGTCGTCGCGGTCAAGCGTCCCGGGGAGGGGTTCACCTACGCGACGGCGGACACCGTCCTCGACGCGGACGACACGATCATCGTCGCCGGTCGCACCCGGCAGAGCGAGCGCTTCAGCGACCTGCGCTGA
- a CDS encoding TrkH family potassium uptake protein, which yields MLRHPAQVVVAGFATAIAAGTGLLMLPAAKVGPGGADAMEALFTATSAVCVTGLVVVDTPSYWSGFGQAVILGLIQVGGFGIMTFASVLVMLVSHRLGLRARLRAASETKALGLGEIRSVVVGVVKASLLIEAVIALVLTLRFGLGYDTPWPEALWLGVFHSVSAFNNAGFALYSDSLMGFVTDPWICLPIASAVIAGGLGFPVLFELRRRWRRPRSWSLHTKIVLAASSAFLFGGALFITALEWGNPGTLGPLSVPGKLLAGFFQGVMPRTAGFNSVDTAEMNPATWLGMDVLMFVGGASAGTAGGIKVTTFAVLFFVIYAEVRGEASVNIFHRRLHGDVQRQALTVVLLSVAAVVGSTVVFLVFTDFSLDQSLFEVTSAFATVGLSTGITADLPAPEQLLLVVLMFIGRLGPITVASALALRQRARLYDFPEERPVIG from the coding sequence ATGCTGCGGCATCCGGCCCAGGTGGTCGTGGCCGGATTCGCGACGGCCATCGCGGCCGGGACCGGCCTGCTGATGCTGCCGGCCGCCAAGGTGGGCCCGGGTGGGGCCGACGCCATGGAGGCGCTGTTCACGGCGACCTCCGCGGTCTGCGTCACCGGACTCGTCGTCGTCGACACCCCCTCGTACTGGTCGGGGTTCGGGCAGGCGGTCATTCTGGGGCTGATCCAGGTCGGCGGCTTCGGCATCATGACCTTCGCCTCCGTCCTGGTGATGCTGGTCTCCCACCGGCTCGGGCTGCGGGCCCGCCTCAGGGCCGCGTCGGAGACCAAGGCGCTCGGGCTGGGTGAGATCCGCTCGGTGGTCGTCGGTGTGGTGAAGGCCTCCCTGCTCATCGAGGCGGTGATCGCGCTCGTCCTGACCCTCCGGTTCGGGCTGGGCTATGACACGCCCTGGCCCGAGGCGCTGTGGCTGGGGGTCTTCCACTCCGTCTCGGCCTTCAACAACGCGGGGTTCGCCCTCTACTCGGACAGCCTGATGGGGTTCGTGACGGACCCGTGGATCTGTCTGCCCATCGCCTCGGCCGTCATCGCGGGCGGTCTGGGTTTCCCCGTCCTCTTCGAGCTGCGGCGACGCTGGCGCCGGCCCCGTAGCTGGTCCCTGCACACGAAGATCGTGCTGGCGGCCAGCTCGGCGTTCCTCTTCGGCGGCGCGCTGTTCATCACCGCGCTGGAGTGGGGCAATCCGGGAACGCTGGGCCCCCTGAGCGTTCCCGGCAAGCTCCTGGCGGGGTTCTTCCAGGGCGTCATGCCCCGCACGGCGGGCTTCAACAGCGTCGACACGGCGGAGATGAATCCGGCCACGTGGCTGGGCATGGACGTGCTCATGTTCGTGGGCGGCGCGAGCGCCGGGACGGCGGGCGGCATCAAGGTGACGACGTTCGCCGTGCTGTTCTTCGTCATCTACGCCGAGGTGCGCGGCGAGGCGTCGGTGAACATCTTCCACCGACGTCTGCACGGCGACGTCCAGCGGCAGGCGCTGACGGTGGTCCTGCTGTCCGTGGCGGCCGTCGTGGGCTCGACGGTGGTGTTCCTGGTCTTCACCGACTTCAGCCTCGACCAGTCCCTCTTCGAGGTGACGTCCGCCTTCGCGACGGTCGGTCTGTCCACGGGCATCACGGCGGACCTGCCCGCGCCCGAACAGCTCCTGCTCGTCGTCCTGATGTTCATCGGCCGACTCGGCCCCATCACCGTGGCGTCCGCCCTGGCCCTGCGCCAGCGCGCCCGCCTCTACGACTTCCCCGAGGAGCGACCCGTCATTGGCTAG
- a CDS encoding LysR family transcriptional regulator, with protein MELEVRHLRALCAIADAGSVRAAARRLSMTQPSLTTQLRRIENALGGRLFVRERTGSRPTPLGRTVLSRARPIVAEMAALITEAREAVLRTDEARLRVGSTGGTGSSTVVGWLRRLHARYPGVDTTVHFEVSANLLLRMVAAGQLDAAFVHEVAGCPLHLPAGLEQRVLVEREPQFVAVPASHPAAHRAQIELADVAQDSWMVDPTADGEWDGLRRVFAAAGLNPKVVLGDYNTAGVLAAAGEVVMPCQPTSAGRPGLVVRPLAGDPLTVRLLLVSRPSPVPGTDLDEVFAALRDAYAEIARGCDAYHRWLLRHGSPLLAGEPEAEAPAG; from the coding sequence GTGGAGTTGGAAGTCAGGCACCTGCGAGCCCTGTGTGCCATCGCCGACGCGGGCAGCGTCCGTGCGGCGGCACGCCGACTCAGCATGACCCAACCCTCGTTGACGACACAGCTGCGGCGCATCGAGAACGCGCTGGGCGGTCGGCTGTTCGTCCGGGAGCGCACCGGCAGCCGCCCCACTCCCTTAGGACGCACCGTCCTCAGCCGCGCCCGGCCCATCGTCGCCGAGATGGCCGCGCTCATCACCGAGGCCCGCGAGGCCGTGCTGCGGACCGACGAGGCACGCCTGCGGGTCGGCAGCACCGGCGGCACGGGCAGCAGCACCGTCGTCGGCTGGCTGCGTCGACTGCACGCCCGCTACCCCGGTGTCGACACCACCGTCCACTTCGAGGTCTCGGCCAACCTCCTCCTGCGCATGGTCGCCGCCGGACAGCTCGACGCGGCCTTCGTCCACGAGGTCGCCGGCTGCCCCCTGCACCTGCCGGCCGGCCTGGAGCAGCGCGTCCTCGTCGAACGGGAACCGCAGTTCGTGGCCGTCCCCGCCTCCCACCCGGCCGCACACCGGGCTCAGATCGAGCTCGCGGACGTCGCGCAGGACAGCTGGATGGTCGACCCGACCGCCGACGGCGAATGGGACGGCCTGCGCCGCGTCTTCGCCGCCGCCGGGCTGAACCCCAAGGTCGTCCTCGGCGACTACAACACCGCGGGCGTCCTCGCCGCCGCGGGCGAGGTCGTCATGCCCTGCCAGCCCACCTCGGCCGGCCGGCCGGGCCTGGTGGTCCGCCCGCTCGCCGGTGACCCGCTCACCGTGCGCCTGCTGCTCGTCTCCCGCCCGTCCCCGGTCCCCGGAACCGACCTGGACGAGGTCTTCGCCGCCCTGCGCGACGCGTACGCGGAGATCGCGCGGGGCTGCGACGCCTACCACCGGTGGCTGCTGCGCCACGGGAGCCCGCTCCTGGCGGGGGAGCCGGAGGCCGAGGCCCCGGCCGGGTGA
- a CDS encoding S8 family peptidase yields the protein MFRSLTRRLALATAAALLPAPLVAAAPDGGAPEPERTVLAPLFHSADPIPGQYLVTLDAGFDPARIARGVGAEPSFVYQAAVLGFAAPLTDAQVTAVRRAPGVAAVEQDARVQLNDPLPLPRPAAPAAPWGLDRIDQRELPLDGGYSVGSDGSGVTAYVMDTGIDYDHSEFGGRAEAGFDAVGDGRDGADCNGHGTHVAGTVGGGTYGVARNVSLVSVRVLNCEGLGSTGGIIAGLDWTARNAEKPAVLNASLGGGYSYATNAAVDNLARAGVLPVVAAGNSDRNACSVSPAGADSAVTVGATRRDDDEAQFSNHGSCVDLYAPGVDIVSAQLGGGSVALNGTSMAAPHVAGVAALHQQESGGTSAAALARLLTRTATPDQVGNIGPGSPNRLLFTGSL from the coding sequence ATGTTCCGTTCCCTGACGCGTCGTCTGGCCCTGGCGACCGCCGCGGCCCTGCTGCCCGCGCCCCTCGTCGCCGCCGCTCCCGACGGTGGCGCGCCCGAGCCCGAGCGCACGGTGCTCGCGCCGCTCTTCCACAGCGCCGACCCGATCCCCGGCCAGTACCTCGTCACCCTCGACGCCGGCTTCGACCCCGCCCGGATCGCGCGGGGTGTCGGGGCCGAGCCGAGCTTCGTCTACCAGGCCGCCGTCCTGGGGTTCGCCGCCCCGCTCACCGACGCGCAGGTGACGGCCGTCCGCCGGGCGCCGGGCGTCGCCGCCGTGGAGCAGGACGCCCGCGTGCAGCTGAACGACCCGCTTCCGCTGCCCCGGCCGGCGGCCCCCGCGGCCCCCTGGGGGCTGGATCGGATCGACCAGCGCGAGCTCCCCCTCGACGGCGGCTACAGCGTGGGCAGCGACGGCTCGGGCGTCACCGCCTACGTGATGGACACCGGCATCGACTACGACCACAGCGAGTTCGGCGGCCGCGCCGAGGCCGGGTTCGACGCCGTCGGGGACGGCCGCGACGGCGCCGACTGCAACGGCCACGGCACCCACGTCGCCGGGACGGTGGGCGGCGGCACCTACGGCGTCGCCCGCAACGTCTCGCTGGTCAGTGTGCGGGTGCTGAACTGCGAGGGCCTGGGCAGCACCGGCGGCATCATCGCCGGGCTGGACTGGACGGCGCGCAACGCCGAGAAGCCGGCCGTCCTCAACGCCTCCCTGGGCGGCGGCTACTCCTACGCCACCAACGCCGCCGTCGACAACCTGGCCCGGGCCGGGGTGCTGCCGGTGGTGGCGGCCGGGAACTCCGACCGGAACGCCTGCTCCGTCTCCCCGGCCGGCGCCGACTCGGCCGTCACCGTGGGCGCGACCCGACGCGACGACGACGAGGCGCAGTTCAGCAACCACGGCTCCTGCGTGGACCTCTACGCCCCCGGCGTGGACATCGTCTCCGCCCAGCTCGGCGGTGGCAGCGTCGCGCTGAACGGCACGTCGATGGCCGCCCCGCACGTCGCCGGGGTGGCCGCCCTTCACCAGCAGGAGAGCGGGGGCACGTCCGCCGCCGCTCTCGCCCGTCTCCTGACGCGGACCGCGACCCCGGACCAGGTCGGGAACATCGGCCCCGGCTCCCCGAACCGGCTGCTGTTCACCGGCTCCCTGTGA
- the snpA gene encoding snapalysin, with the protein MKYPKHVFSAAVGLAMAAGLAAVPATTTAAAPATPEGATQAERAFTTAAFTGPRTPSAAVSDQEATRAFFEAVRASAMEKYAENPGAQAVTVTYDASQAPSFRTEISRSTQIWNSSVSSVQLREGSGADFRYYEGNSSRGSYAYTDGRGNGYIFLDYQQNQVYDSTRVTSHETGHVLGLPDNYSGPCSELMSGGGPGPSCTNAYPNRNEINRVNSLWSYGLSAFDKELSAK; encoded by the coding sequence ATGAAGTACCCGAAGCACGTCTTCTCCGCTGCCGTGGGCCTGGCCATGGCGGCGGGCCTCGCCGCCGTGCCGGCCACGACCACCGCGGCGGCCCCCGCCACCCCGGAAGGCGCGACGCAGGCCGAACGCGCCTTCACCACCGCCGCCTTCACCGGCCCCAGGACCCCGAGTGCGGCCGTCTCCGACCAGGAGGCGACGCGGGCGTTCTTCGAGGCCGTGCGGGCCTCGGCGATGGAGAAGTACGCGGAGAACCCCGGCGCCCAGGCCGTGACGGTGACCTACGACGCCAGCCAGGCGCCGAGCTTCCGCACCGAGATCTCCCGTTCCACCCAGATATGGAACTCCTCCGTGAGCAGCGTGCAGCTGCGTGAGGGGTCGGGCGCGGACTTCCGCTACTACGAGGGCAACAGCTCACGCGGCTCGTACGCCTACACCGACGGGCGGGGGAACGGGTACATCTTCCTCGACTACCAGCAGAACCAGGTCTACGACTCCACCCGCGTGACCTCGCACGAGACCGGTCACGTGCTCGGCCTCCCGGACAACTACTCCGGCCCGTGCAGCGAGTTGATGTCCGGCGGCGGGCCCGGTCCGTCGTGCACCAACGCGTACCCGAACCGCAACGAGATCAACCGGGTCAACTCCCTGTGGAGCTACGGCCTCTCCGCCTTCGACAAGGAGCTCTCGGCCAAGTGA